The Triplophysa rosa linkage group LG3, Trosa_1v2, whole genome shotgun sequence genome has a segment encoding these proteins:
- the chst1 gene encoding carbohydrate sulfotransferase 1 isoform X2 has protein sequence MTDVTGRAREAIAAYDVLSFCLFYGLFLIQLNMRYAVERRVMLGASRDLLRSLYNCDLYFLESYIKPQPANHTTDKIFRRGASKALCSAPVCDAFSPSEGNIEEGDCVRKCASLNLTLAAESCRERRHVAIKTVRIPEVSDLKALIEDPRLNLKVIQLVRDPRGILSSRIETFRDTYRLWRIWRATGRKPYNLDLTPFTTVCDDFLNSVSTGLSRPPWLRGRYMLLRYEDVARNPLQKIKEVYEFLGLSMEKNVVAWIHNNTRGNNDASAKHKYGTLRDSAANAESWRLKLSHDIVDYTQTVCQHILDELGYKAVSSPEELKNMSVSLIEDKTFIPFL, from the exons ATGACGGACGTAACGGGACGAGCACGCGAAGCCATCGCGGCATATGACGTTttatctttttgtttattttacggCTTGTTCCTTATACAGCTTAATATGAG ATACGCCGTCGAGCGTAGGGTGATGCTGGGAGCCAGCCGCGACCTTCTACGAAGCTTGTACAACTGCGACTTGTATTTTTTGGAGAGCTACATCAAGCCGCAGCCGGCGAACCACACCACGGACAAAATCTTCCGAAGGGGAGCCAGCAAAGCGCTTTGCTCCGCGCCGGTCTGCGATGCCTTCAGCCCGAGCGAAGGAAATATAGAAGAGGGGGATTGTGTGCGAAAGTGCGCCTCCCTCAATTTGACCCTAGCTGCCGAGTCGTGCCGCGAAAGACGGCACGTGGCCATTAAAACGGTACGTATACCGGAGGTCAGCGACCTTAAGGCGCTGATCGAGGACCCCCGGCTCAACCTCAAAGTTATTCAGCTGGTAAGAGACCCACGTGGGATATTATCATCCAGGATCGAAACCTTTCGGGACACGTACCGCCTGTGGCGCATCTGGAGAGCCACGGGCCGCAAACCGTACAACCTGGATTTGACCCCGTTCACAACGGTCTGCGACGACTTTCTCAACTCGGTGTCCACAGGGTTAAGCAGACCACCGTGGCTCCGGGGAAGGTACATGCTGCTGAGATACGAGGACGTGGCCAGGAACCCGCTCCAAAAAATTAAGGAGGTTTACGAGTTCCTCGGCCTGTCCATGGAAAAGAACGTGGTGGCTTGGATACACAACAACACGAGAGGCAATAATGACGCGTCAGCAAAGCATAAGTACGGCACGCTGAGGGATTCGGCGGCCAACGCGGAGAGCTGGAGGTTGAAATTGTCTCATGACATAGTTGATTACACGCAAACTGTTTGTCAGCACATTTTAGACGAGCTCGGCTACAAAGCTGTCAGCTCCCCCGAGGAGCTGAAAAACATGTCAGTCTCGCTCATCGAAGACAAAACCTTCATACCTTTTTTGTAA
- the chst1 gene encoding carbohydrate sulfotransferase 1 isoform X1, which translates to MQCSWKAVILLALVSIAIQYTAIRTFTAKTFHMCPVPNPLNCGLGQDAESFDRMCDEYPYLNYNSSRKTHILILATTRSGSSFVGQLLNQHSDVFYLFEPLFHVQSTLIPHLSPSRYAVERRVMLGASRDLLRSLYNCDLYFLESYIKPQPANHTTDKIFRRGASKALCSAPVCDAFSPSEGNIEEGDCVRKCASLNLTLAAESCRERRHVAIKTVRIPEVSDLKALIEDPRLNLKVIQLVRDPRGILSSRIETFRDTYRLWRIWRATGRKPYNLDLTPFTTVCDDFLNSVSTGLSRPPWLRGRYMLLRYEDVARNPLQKIKEVYEFLGLSMEKNVVAWIHNNTRGNNDASAKHKYGTLRDSAANAESWRLKLSHDIVDYTQTVCQHILDELGYKAVSSPEELKNMSVSLIEDKTFIPFL; encoded by the coding sequence ATGCAATGTTCCTGGAAGGCTGTTATTTTGCTTGCGTTGGTGTCCATAGCAATCCAATACACAGCAATCAGGACTTTTACAGCCAAGACTTTTCACATGTGCCCCGTTCCCAACCCACTAAATTGCGGCTTGGGACAGGACGCGGAGTCTTTCGATCGGATGTGCGACGAGTACCCGTATTTGAATTACAATTCCTCTAGGAAGACTCACATCCTTATCTTGGCGACCACACGCAGCGGCTCGTCTTTTGTCGGACAGCTGCTCAACCAGCACTCGGATGTGTTTTATCTTTTCGAACCCCTCTTTCACGTTCAGTCTACTTTAATTCCTCACCTTTCTCCCAGCAGATACGCCGTCGAGCGTAGGGTGATGCTGGGAGCCAGCCGCGACCTTCTACGAAGCTTGTACAACTGCGACTTGTATTTTTTGGAGAGCTACATCAAGCCGCAGCCGGCGAACCACACCACGGACAAAATCTTCCGAAGGGGAGCCAGCAAAGCGCTTTGCTCCGCGCCGGTCTGCGATGCCTTCAGCCCGAGCGAAGGAAATATAGAAGAGGGGGATTGTGTGCGAAAGTGCGCCTCCCTCAATTTGACCCTAGCTGCCGAGTCGTGCCGCGAAAGACGGCACGTGGCCATTAAAACGGTACGTATACCGGAGGTCAGCGACCTTAAGGCGCTGATCGAGGACCCCCGGCTCAACCTCAAAGTTATTCAGCTGGTAAGAGACCCACGTGGGATATTATCATCCAGGATCGAAACCTTTCGGGACACGTACCGCCTGTGGCGCATCTGGAGAGCCACGGGCCGCAAACCGTACAACCTGGATTTGACCCCGTTCACAACGGTCTGCGACGACTTTCTCAACTCGGTGTCCACAGGGTTAAGCAGACCACCGTGGCTCCGGGGAAGGTACATGCTGCTGAGATACGAGGACGTGGCCAGGAACCCGCTCCAAAAAATTAAGGAGGTTTACGAGTTCCTCGGCCTGTCCATGGAAAAGAACGTGGTGGCTTGGATACACAACAACACGAGAGGCAATAATGACGCGTCAGCAAAGCATAAGTACGGCACGCTGAGGGATTCGGCGGCCAACGCGGAGAGCTGGAGGTTGAAATTGTCTCATGACATAGTTGATTACACGCAAACTGTTTGTCAGCACATTTTAGACGAGCTCGGCTACAAAGCTGTCAGCTCCCCCGAGGAGCTGAAAAACATGTCAGTCTCGCTCATCGAAGACAAAACCTTCATACCTTTTTTGTAA